In Salvia miltiorrhiza cultivar Shanhuang (shh) chromosome 4, IMPLAD_Smil_shh, whole genome shotgun sequence, the DNA window TCGCCATCTGAACTTCCGTGAGACTACTCAGCAGACCCGCCACCGCTTCTGGGGACTGCCGCTGCGCACGTAGCTCCGGCGAAACAGGGCAACAATAAGGAGCCACTCACACCACCGTTTCTCTCCACGCTCGACGCGATCAAAAAAACTTCCTCACCAAGGACAACCCCAACTCAACCTCCATTTGCTGCACAACCTTCCCCGCAGCAGCAGATAACAACAATCACCACCCCCGCCTACAATGACAATGATCACCTTGGGcgacatctctctctctcctcctgcTCGCGGTGGGCAGTCACTCCGGCGACCACAGCGCCGCGACGGCGCCCGCAACAACACCACTGCTCACTATCTTTCTCCCTCTTGACCGGTCGAGCAACGGCATCCCGAAGGACCGTCACGCCGCCGGATAGCTTCGACAACAGCCCACCAGTTGAAAGAGCGCCGCCATCGTTGATCGCCTTTGTCGACAGCAACGGCCCTTCTCTCCACTGTCCGAGAACTGCTACGCCCGCTGAGAAGAAGCTGGAGACTGTTGCAAACCAAAGCCAAAAGCCACCGCCGGTGAGATAAAAATAATGATGCGGTGAAAACTTGGAGTCCTCTGAAACGGAAGCAGATACGATTTCTTAGGCATTGGAGAACATTGAGAAGATAAGATCAGAGAAGCTCTGCAGCCCGTGATTGTGCAGGACCAGCGGCTGCGGCGAGGGGATGTTCAGCTTCGACGTCTGCCTGCTCAACGAACTGGATTTGACGAGCTTGTGTGTGAGGAAGGATCTCAACATCTGCTCCCCTTGTGACTTCAACTGCACCCAAGGCTACCTCTCTTCATTGACTCGAATCCACGACGTCGCCGCTGCTAGATGTCGCACTGCTGCCATAGTTTGTTGTCGTGCTTTCTCCGCTATCCTGAAATCTGGCGAGAAGCTATCTCCATTCCCCTAAAATGCTGTCGCCGATTGTTGTTGCCTAAAGCCAGCGAGTCCACCGAACAACGAACGTTCGACTCTTTGAAAAGACCAGTTGTATCGTAGTCTCTGCTGCTCTGATTAAACGAGGCTGCCAACGCCTAAGAAGCACCGCCGTTCACGGTCGTGTCTCTTCTGCCGATTGTCGCTTGTCGTGCCTCCTTTCTCAAAGAAGAGTTACGGGAACAACAATATGGGTGGCGACAAATTGATCAATGAGCTGATAAGAAAGAAAGCAAATATATATCATTAATTTTAGAGCTCACGTCAACATGAAAAGAAATGGCAAATATTGCAAAAGAAGAAATACTTGGCGAAAATCTATAAACACTTGGCAGTGCTATCATCAAGAGTATGAAAGCAAAACATGTGTATTAGTGTGAAGTGAAAGATCAGCCCAGAGCTACGACAAACAGCAAACCATACCATTTATGTACAAGAATCAAAATTGTGGCAAAACAACCTGATTGAGGAATGCTTGAGAGGTAGgccaaatataaaatatcaagCAACAGTGCCGCTGACCAAAACCAGttgcttcattttcatataCCCAAAGAAAGATACATGGCAAACAACAAAGCCATGCAATGCATGAAATAGCAAATAGCTGAAAGCCCTAAGAAACTAAAGCTTGAAAACGCTGCACAAGTGACCAAATGTAAAAGAAAAAGACCTAAAAGAGAAGCAAAAAGTGAAAGGTGCTGACTGAGAATGCAGACATTGTTAAAATGAACTCAGCTCAgtaagaaaagagaaaaataaaacataGGGCGGGGGCAGTGAGCTACAAACCTTCGCTAAAGCTCGTGACAAATCGAAGCCCTTTCTTCGTCTCCTTCATCACCTTCATCAGCCCATCCCCTCTCGCCACTCAACAACACGAACCagatctctctctcatctctctcaaaGCTGCGCCCCTGCGGCTTCCTTTCCGGCGAAGTCAGTCGTCGTCACTCCCCGCTCTCGGCGCACTCACAGACCGCTGCTGTTCACTGCTGCTAAAGCCCACGAGTCAGCCGCCGTTGGTCCACCGACGACGAACTTTCGGTCCTTTGAAAGGACCAGCTGTATCGTCGTGTCTGCTACTTCAGTGAAACGAGGTTGCCGAACGCCGTCGCTTCTCAGAAAACGAGGCACCGCTGCCCCTACCCTATCCATGCAGAGAACAAATAAGAATGATGAAATAACAGCTTGTAGTAAGCCAAAGACAGAAGCTCGAAATgaaagagaaatggtgaaaagGAACCAACCTCGATGTAACACGGTTTCTGTGTCGTCAATACAGCCCTTTCGCTGCTCGAAAACTCTCGACCTCTTCACCTGTGCTCGACGAACTCAGCAACACGCCAAGTTCTAGTCCTCCGATCACCTTCAACCCTCCGTCGGCACTCCGCGAGAACTAGAAGCAAGCCGAGCTTTGTTTTGAGAACTATAGCTATAGCTATCAAAAGATACTACAGCTATCAAATGAAAACTCCTAGAACAGGCTACTGTAGGCAGCCGAGAAAGAGGAAGCTTCGTTTGTTTTAAGATGCAATACATAGGGAGGGTTTACTCTATTTATAGAGGAGAAAAAGGAAGAAGCAGAAGCAAAAccagaagaaaagaaagaaataaaaaaaaaaggaagaagaataGATTCCCTAGCCAACAATGTGTACGAAGAAAAGGTGGAGTTCCAGCTATTCTTTGCAATTTTCAACAGGCTGCAAAGGCTCTCAAGCAAATGCTATGCACATGCCTCCTCTCACTACAGCTGTCGcagactaaaaaaaaaaaaaaaaactctcctAAAAGAGGTAAGGTTGTTGCAAAAAGGAAAAGGATGGCATAAGAAAACAAATTTGCTGCAGTCGATTTTGATCTCGGGAAGTGAACAAGAAGCATTTAATGCTCTTGAAGGTActgcaagaaaaagaaaaagaaagaggtgCTCCACAAGTTaacgttgaaaaaaaaaaaaaaaaagggttgaGAAATTGAAGAATGACTTGGAATTAGAAGACTAAAATTGGCTTGGAATTAGAAGACTAAAATTGGCTGCATTCATTCAAAAGGTGGATCTACATGCATCAGGTCCAATTGTTTAATTAATGGACTTGAGGTCTATGGTCCAAGTGAAGCATTAATTTGTCAAAGTCCAGTAtacatcatttaaaaaaaaaaaaaaaaaaaatcaaattcaagcgaagaactcctaaatacgagtataaactatttacaaattcaaattcaaaatgaagaactcctaaatacgagtataaactatttataaattcaaagaaaattgaagaactcctaaatacgagtataaaatatttaaaattcaagttcaaaatgaagaactcctaaatacgagtataaactatttataaattcaaagaaaattcaagaactcctaaatacgagtataaactatttacgaaattcaaagaaattcaagaactcctaaatacgagtataaactatttaaaatttcaaaatcaaatgaaaaactcctaaatacgagtataaactatttataaattcaaagaaaatgaagaactcctaaatacgagtataaactatttacaaaattcaaaatcaagaactccgcgataagagtttaaactatcaaaataaatttcgagactcgtctattaccaaaggcatttcgtccataaacaagtctcgatggggcaatttgtagacaattaaatttgtcgtcgaattaaatcatgccacgtataaattcatgaattaaatattcaattatattttctattttattaaatgggattttattcctaattaaatagatatatatataattaatatttaacataaatgaattaatgggcttttGGATacctaaagccctaaggcccatacatggaggcccaaagcccataaagcccatgaagcccatctctaaaatctataaatagaggtgttggggtgctcattataACAACTCGAAGGAGcggaagatcgaagagcataaagaattctctctagtatcacaagttgaagtggaagattgaggagttcaaagaattctatcaagtaTCAAGTATTcatcaagtatccttcaaatcttcaagatcttcaaggcaacattcaagtatccttcgaatcttcaagtatttgagcattcaaatcttcaagtatccttcgaatcttcaagtatttgagcgttcaaatcttcaagtgtcttcaagaattctatcaagtcttcaagtattcttcaagtatcttcaagtgatcaaaccttcaaatcttcaagtgatcaaggcgttcttacaaattccaagaacgatcttcctcaaatcaaatcaaccaagtcccaaagcttcaaggtgttcttacaaattctaaggacgttcttcaaatcaaatcaaatcaagttcgaaagcttcaaggcgttcttacaaaattctaaggacgttcttctcaaatcaaatcaagttcaacgttcaatccaaaatcatgacttaagtcctttggattggcgtcatcaaaacaagtatttcaagaaccttcgagtttgttcaagaatcaaatggaagagaagaatcagaggattaactagagattgcaactcgcataaatctatcttcaaatctatcaaattatctttgtaacgcattttgtattttatcaaattgaaatacaaaaaatttgtgtttacagatACATCAATGATAAATGATTATATATCACACCAGTATATGTTATCTCTGATTAATTAAATTCGGATTCATAATTTCCGACCTTAATCCTCATTGGTTTATTCATCCATTAATTTCAAACTAAATTGGCAGCCCTAATTATAGTTCACTTTAATTAAGAGCCCATGTCCAAAATCCTGCGAAGTCATAGCCTAGAAATAAATTTAATCTAAACATTCAGGCCCAATATATAATCATTATTTCGGCCCAGTACAAAAACTATTGGGCTGGGCCACATCCTGATAGACTAAATTATTTCTGAAATAAATTTTGCTTGCAATAATGATCGACTATATTTCTTTGAGacgttttttatattttgttgtcaCTCAAGTTTaataataacattaattaatgaAATCTTGTCCAAAAAAAAACGTGAATTAATGAAATAAATGTAAAGTATACATACACCATATAATAAAGCTGGTATAAACATTTATTGACATTTAATGAACGTTAATATCGAGAAGAATTTTCAACTAATGTTAGGGTAAGCTACTTTCCATTCTGAGCggtatataaaaaaattcattttcatcataatattttttatactttCTACAATCTTAAATAAGAGGccctttgttttattttttttgacttAATACATACTTACACTGATGAAATaccaaataaattcataatgttCATGTTAAGTTGTCGACTACTCAGATATACTGTCATCAATTTTCAGTTATatattgaattattaattttaatcaaactAACACTATTTAAATCTGATAAAATGATCTGAAATATATTTGAGCATCTCATCTAGTATTTATTGCACGTAAAGATTTATGAACACACTTATGAACATTTATATAAATTAGACACTACACTTAAATGCCACTTCCATCTAATTCAAATTTCCGAgaattaaatttcaaaatatatatatatatatatagagggctatagtgaaaacacttcttaaaatataaatataaacgtttttaatatacgaattttatccaacaaggttacgaattcatccaacatgtgttacgaattgtgaaaaataaattttttctgcctttgggattcgaacctaggaccacgaattcatccaaaagggttacgaatcaaccgtagatcttaatgatctaagggctgaaaattgtttatattttatattttaagaagtgttttcctatatatatatattcttaatttgATGCCTTGAATATTACTTCCTTGAGTTATATTCCTGGAATATGCCaacattattttaataaatatatattattactaaaaaatACACTCATATACTAATTCTTTTAAGtaactaaaaattatatttgacGCCACAAATAAGAAATTAGACTACAAGTTGTACTAAATTGACCCATTGACATCTCCAACTTGTTTGGTGCCACAATCTAAGCatcaaatattgaaaaaaatattatttttatcatcatttattttgaaaaagaTACTTCTATTCAAATTACATAGcctatttatttaaagaaattTGAAATTACGCCATTTATGATCAAATACTTGGAGTCTTGGACTTTATttccctttaaaaaaaatctgcaaattcaaaatagtaGTCAAATTCAGTAGATCAGAGTTCTCTTTTCTGCCCATTTTCTGCAACTTGGAGGAATCCATTTTCCAATTTCTAGTgcgtgttgtgtgtgtgagagaaaaCGAGATAAAGCCCCCTCAAAAACATTTTGCTCTTGCACGCCAAATCAGATCAGGTGGATTTTTTTCAACCAACACATTCGCCTCCATAAACACTCAGATCTCTTTCCAAAATCCGATCTTTCCTCGTTTGATTCGCGTAGGATCGAGATTCTCGCCTCCCCTTTTGCTCTCGCCGCGCAATTCAACAGTACCTATTACACGCACATAAACGTGTGAGTGCGTGTAATGCCCGTTTTACGTGGCGTGTATGGGAATATAGGGTAATGGGGTCGAAGAAAAGGTCGACTTCCAACAGTAGTCGTCGCAACGGCGGCGTGTCGCTCTcaggcaatttttttttttttttttggattttggtAGTTTGTGTTGATGTTGGAGTTGGTTTTTTGTGGATGTGCTTCATGAATGGAAGAGCgagaatcttttttttttgagttgatTTAATGATTCTTCGGTTTTGTGTATCCGCGCTTTGAGTAAGATGTATGCTAGATTTTAATTCTGTTTTGCTTATTTTGGGATTTGATGATGAGAAAGCTTTTGTGATGAGCAGATTAAAAAAGGTGTTGACTAATTGGGAGCTTTCTGCTATGTATGCTTTATATGTGTAAATTCATGGGATtgtaattatttgattaatgCTGCCATTGCTTTTATTaggatttttatattttgttctATTTGAGTAGAGGATTTTTGGAGGAAACTAAGAAACCACCACAAAGAGTGACTTTCACTGAGCAGTTAGTTACTAGTATGTATCTAtggttgtgtgtgtgtgtgctttTTGAGAAGAGAAATCTGTGTGAGGACTAATGGGATGAGATATCTCTGCAATGCCTAAGTTCAGTCGAGAACTCTTATGCAAGGTAGTTTGTCGAATAAAATTTGAGGATTTGAACCATGCCTTTTATTGCTCCATGTGATTGGAACTGTAAGATGCTAGCAGATTCGGACCTTTTGTGCACGATCCAGCTTATTGTAGTCGAGTTTCAAGTGGTGTTGTACCTCTCCTAGGTTGGAGGTTTTCCACTTTGCTTATGTTTGGAtagagggagggagggagggatGGCCGTGCTTTGTATTTGCTCGAGTATGCAATGGCTGAAACCTAATTATTCGATAAATGGACATTTATATGATACTGAAGTTCTTGTTGAGTGTGTACCTATTCCATAATTTGGTGAAGTATCTCTGTTTCGGCTTGATGAATCTTATGTTGATTTCTTACTCTAAAATTTATGCTTTTGTAGGACTTCGACTGCAGCACCAACAAGAACTAGAAAAATTGACTCTAACCGCCCAGCCATTCAAGACACTAAAGCTATTCCTTTTTGCTGTTATACTATACCTCAGACGATCGCTTACATATGTTTTGTCACATGGCGGTTGGCTTATGCTAGTTAGTGCCCTCGTTGGGGTTGCGGGGATACTACTTGTTATAATAGATGGTCCTCACGACAAGGTAAGCATGATAGTTTATTTATCATCCCAAAATTGGCCACGAAAAGTTGTATTTAATGCGTACTTGGTGATTATGCAATAGTTTGGTTAACTTTCTGGTCAGAGGTTGACACATTTTTGGGTGTTTTTACATATCTCAATTGAAATGCAGCATGTTGAGGAAGTTTTACGTTATATGCGGTTTGGACTATGGTGGGTGGCTCTCGGTGTAGCATCTTCCATTGGACTCGGTAAGCAAGATGAGCTTTACAAGATTTTCCATTCGACCTCTTGATGCTCATGACTTATTTGATGATTAATTATTGGGAAAATATTTTGATAAGAAATTCTTGGAAAGGCTACTAAGTTAACAAGCTTCAAGGTGAACATTTTTTCAATTCGTATCAAAGAACGACGAATGTACATGCTTTTCTCATGCATATCTTCACAGCCTATTATCCGAGCTTCATAAGTTTTTTCTGTATTTTCATAGGTTCTGGACTGCACACCTTCGTCCTCTATTTAGGACCCCATATTGCGTTCTTCACGTTAAAAGCAGTGCAATGTGGTCGAGTCGACATTAAAAGTGCCATCTACGACACAATACAACTAAAGAGAACTCCTTCATGGCTTGGCAAAGATTGTTCCGAATTCGGGCCTCCTTTATTTCCATCCTCACACGGTGTGCGGATTCCCATCAGTAGCATCTTGCCCCAGGTCCAGTTAGAAGCGATACTGTGGGGTCTCGGGACTGCTCTCGGTGAGCTGCCCCCGTACTTCATTTCAAGGGCAGGTATGTCAATTTTTTTCAACATTCTTGCATTTATGTAAAACAGATGAAAAACGGAAATTTTGTTACCGGTATGTCGTATATGAAGGACCTTAGACATACTATTCTTTATACAGCTAGCTTGTCGGGAAGTACGGTATCTGCCATGGAAGAACTGGATGCTTCCTCGACCGGAGACAAAGGGTTCATTTCTTCCCGACTGAACCGAATGAAGCGCTGGTTCCTCTCACATGCCCAATATATGAACTTCTTCACCATTTTGGTTCTTGCTTCGGTTAGTTCCTTCGTCTACTTTGATGTTGGTCTTGTCTTGTTGAAATTTTGATATGATCTTCTCTATGtgaaataataaatttctaGCTCGTATTCCGAGATCATTCAACCAAAAGAGCCTAGCCCTGTTTGTTCCAATTCGAAGTTAtgaattattttcatttcaaaaacTTGTGTACATCTGGATCCACGGTGCATCCACCCGATTAGGGTTTGTTAATCCCCAATTCGAACTTCTTAGTCCATTTCGGGTTCCGTTTTTATGAGTTGTCTCGATATGCTCTGTAGGTTCCCAATCCTCTGTTTGATCTCGCGGGCATAATGTGCGGACAGTTTGGAATTCCTTTCTGGAAGTTCTTCATGGCAACGATGATTGGCAAAGCGATAATCAAGACTCACATACAGGTTCTGTGATTCGGGTTTTGTGAAAAATTGAATCTTTATTGATTCACATGACTTATCTTCTCACAAATGTCGATAATCTGCAGACAATCTTCATCATCGCCGTCTGCAACAACCAGCTTCTTCACTGGGTAGAAAACGAACTACTTTGGGTGCTCAGCTTCGTCCCCGGCTTCGACTCCATCCTATCCAACCTCATCCCCAAGCTTCATTCGATGAAGGACAAGTACTTGGCCGCCAAACCTCACGTTCAAGCAGATAGCAAGGTTCGTGTCGTTCAATCTTCTGTAGTCCGTCTATAATCACCCCGTTTGCTTACAAATTCGCCTCATGTTTCTCAGGGAAAGAAATGGGACTTCTCTCTTGCTTTTATTTGGAACACTGTGGTTTGGTTCATGCTGATGAACTTCTTCGTCAAGATTGTGAACGCAACCGCACAACGGTATCTGAACAAGCAGCACGACGAGGAAATTTCTGCACTGAAGAATAAATCGTCGAAGCAATCTGATGACTCTGACACTTCTTCATCCAGATGAACTTTCTTTGTTCGATTCTTCACCCCCATTACACATTATATCTCTCGTCTCACTCGCATTATTTGTATGAATTAGGGTTAGGGGTCGGGGTTCCGGGTGAACGAAGACTGTACACAGTCGCTGCCAACGAGCAAACGCCGTAAGTTCCCTGTTTGAAACTGTTTAGGGAAAGAACAGAGGAACTGTGGGAAATCTTGAACACATTTTTAGTGattttatatgaaaaaaaaggaaatttgAACTATCCTAGTAGTGGCTGTGCTAGTTCTTGTATGAATTTATGTTTTCATACAACAGAATTTTAAGACAAATGACACCAAGATTTATGACTTGTGCACCAAAATGTGTCTGAGCCAAGTCAATTGATTGAGCATTGTTGAATCATTTGTTGTAATGAATCAATGCAAATGTACAATATGGAAATGGCGTGATttttgtatgagttttgagttaATAGTGCTAGTGACATCTTTATGATATtgcatttttctcttttttagtTTGGGggagctaaaataaaaaaattcaaaaaaaaaatgaagaaccaTAAAAGTGAAAAATTATTATGGAAGAAACTATAGTGAAGAATTAGTAGtttcataataaaatataaaatattactaGTATTTAGATAATTAAAACCGATTGTTAAAGTATTTTCCTAGTTGAAAGTTTAATCGAGCAAACTAGTTCAAGAATTGGAAGCTatacaataaaaataagataattttgtttctatttttaaCATATCACGAGAACAACTTATTAATGTAAATTATGTAATCAATTCTAAATTTTGTTATTGAATTCCTATAACAAGataaattttgttatattaaaAATGATATTAGAAAGATTATAAGTAGTCAATGATGAATAAAAAAAGTATGTAAATCacattttaagaaaatagtacaaattgtaaaaattgagTGCAACAAAATCATGTCTCTTCTCTCTGTATAAAGCAAATATACAAGTAGTGATTGCTAAACAAACCTTCTAAATTATTTATGCACCAAACAAACCTACTAAACGATTTTAGATATTATCCTTTGCGTACAAGTTTTTCAAGTATTGTTGTCATTTTATAGTGCCAACAACTAAGATGTGAGATCTCTACCTCTATAGTAAATTGTGTTTTAGTTAATATTTAGTGTATGTTACTTGAAATTGCAAGAAATAATTATCATGCTCGACACAATTTAATCCTAATAGTAGGGAACTTGATTCTTAGATAAAATCAAGTTTCATAAGTAATTGGGAGTCAAATTCCTTGAGAATTGGAGTGTACTACAAGTTGATCAATAATGACATTTTACCATGTGACAAAATTGTGATTATTGTAAATTCAAATGGTATCTTATTGTTACAAGATATTTTTATTGCATTTTGAAGAATATAatatgttaatatatttttatagaaaattgttttttttttaactagaattacaagaggaatctaaatataatcaaataagcaactcgAACGCAGACGGAACCTCTACACCacaaaatatgagaaaataactGCACGCAGGCGTAACTACTATTACACAAAAATGGAAAAACTACGCAACTCGCAGGCGGGATTGAACCCAGGACCTCGAATACGTACAagagtaattatttaaaaatttgataTAATTTTACTATAAAATTGTGAAATGGGACATATTGGCAAAACTTGCAACTAGCTCACCGTATAATCTTGAAAGATAAATGCAGTTTTCCTCATTTGCCTTTATGTTTTCTTGTTTACACCACCCAAAAAATGAGTaccaaaaaaagaagataataataatttccATTTTGTGCCCACTTTTTCTTAAATTACTTTTCTATATTTGTGATAGAGAGTAGTCATCACCTAAGAATGGCCCATCATGAGAACCTCCAAATGAACAAAAAAAAGTCCAAATATTTTCACTATAAAAAGTGACACAAAACTTGCACAACAATAGTCATTGAAAGAGCCCTTTTTGAGTTCTCAAAAAAAGCTCTCACctttggagagagagaaaaaaggaaagaaaaaatggATTCAATTCTTGAAAAGAGATCTCTTGcagttttcttgtttttgatcTCAACTTTAAGTCATCTCTCATTTGGAGCAGTTCACAAAGTGGGAGATTCAGCTGGTTGGACCACCATTGCCAATGTTGATTACAAGCAATGGGCTATTTCTAAATCCTTTCAAATTGGTGATATTATAGGTATaataacctctctctctctatatatatatatatatatatatatatatgtgtgtgtgtgtgtatatatatatatatatatatatatatatatacactggcggagctaggggtggggcaggggggtcactgggcccccctggaattttcaaaaatactaggatattttcgtaattttatattaaaaataaaaaatatata includes these proteins:
- the LOC131020910 gene encoding vacuole membrane protein KMS1-like encodes the protein MGSKKRSTSNSSRRNGGVSLSGLRLQHQQELEKLTLTAQPFKTLKLFLFAVILYLRRSLTYVLSHGGWLMLVSALVGVAGILLVIIDGPHDKHVEEVLRYMRFGLWWVALGVASSIGLGSGLHTFVLYLGPHIAFFTLKAVQCGRVDIKSAIYDTIQLKRTPSWLGKDCSEFGPPLFPSSHGVRIPISSILPQVQLEAILWGLGTALGELPPYFISRAASLSGSTVSAMEELDASSTGDKGFISSRLNRMKRWFLSHAQYMNFFTILVLASVPNPLFDLAGIMCGQFGIPFWKFFMATMIGKAIIKTHIQTIFIIAVCNNQLLHWVENELLWVLSFVPGFDSILSNLIPKLHSMKDKYLAAKPHVQADSKGKKWDFSLAFIWNTVVWFMLMNFFVKIVNATAQRYLNKQHDEEISALKNKSSKQSDDSDTSSSR